In Leptodesmis sichuanensis A121, the following are encoded in one genomic region:
- the petE gene encoding plastocyanin, protein MTSIAKRVCLAFAAVLLVMGSFFLSADPAAAASYTVKMGADNGMLVFEPAKLTVKPGDTVNFVINKVPPHNVVFDEATIPGGDKALAKSMSHKKLEMAPGDTIEVTIPKDAPAGDYTYYCEPHRGAGMVGKLTVAG, encoded by the coding sequence ATGACTTCAATTGCAAAACGTGTGTGTTTGGCCTTTGCTGCCGTGCTGCTTGTTATGGGTAGCTTCTTTTTATCCGCTGATCCCGCAGCCGCGGCCTCTTACACTGTGAAAATGGGTGCCGATAACGGTATGTTGGTCTTTGAACCTGCCAAACTGACCGTCAAACCTGGCGATACAGTGAACTTTGTGATTAACAAAGTACCTCCTCACAACGTTGTATTTGATGAGGCAACCATTCCCGGTGGTGACAAAGCACTCGCCAAATCTATGTCTCACAAAAAGCTGGAAATGGCTCCTGGTGACACGATCGAAGTGACCATTCCTAAAGATGCTCCCGCTGGTGACTACACCTACTACTGCGAACCTCACCGGGGCGCTGGCATGGTTGGTAAGTTGACTGTTGCAGGCTAG
- the hetZ gene encoding heterocyst differentiation protein HetZ — protein sequence MAIHHCQPLDSFVMGEICQDVEAIFQLLLSELRLATHASEQTCVAVAERLAKEVLRICAESKRIQASGDTESWGLTLAKHRLQQCAHYFKLGEKGGLTDLASTLSAVVYRYITPPQTPSNYQARLPLIADFLQGFYVEALNAFRRENQMAQTYTPRTQLEIAEYLAFTERYAKRRIPLPGHRTQQLIILRAQTFSQQQPVETPVDIEQATEGMNGEGESAWNAASMQQVREQMVAQEAEPAEDTLRQTVISELVDYLDKHNQSDCADYFVLRLQDLPASEIEAIMGLTARQRDYLQQRFRYHLIRFALSHRWELVHQWLEADLEHNLGLTSQQWQTFLARLTPQQRQLLDLKQQKYPDEKIAQTLGCTLNQLQKLWFKLLELAWEMRNLGNL from the coding sequence TTGGCTATTCATCATTGTCAACCATTAGATAGTTTTGTTATGGGGGAAATCTGCCAGGACGTGGAGGCAATTTTTCAACTACTGTTGAGCGAACTCAGGCTGGCAACCCATGCCTCTGAGCAAACCTGTGTAGCCGTGGCAGAGCGTTTAGCCAAGGAAGTACTGCGCATTTGCGCCGAAAGTAAACGTATTCAAGCGTCTGGAGATACGGAATCCTGGGGACTGACTTTAGCCAAACATCGCCTTCAGCAATGCGCCCATTATTTTAAGTTGGGTGAGAAAGGCGGACTCACCGATCTAGCCAGTACCCTCAGTGCCGTCGTCTATCGTTACATTACCCCTCCCCAAACGCCATCTAATTATCAAGCTCGCCTGCCACTGATTGCCGACTTTCTCCAGGGGTTTTACGTAGAAGCGTTAAATGCGTTTCGTCGAGAAAATCAGATGGCGCAGACCTATACTCCCAGAACACAACTGGAAATTGCAGAGTATCTAGCTTTTACGGAGCGCTACGCGAAACGGCGGATCCCACTGCCGGGGCACCGAACTCAGCAATTAATTATTTTGCGTGCTCAAACCTTCTCGCAGCAGCAACCTGTGGAAACGCCAGTAGACATTGAACAAGCCACGGAAGGCATGAACGGCGAAGGAGAGTCAGCCTGGAATGCTGCATCAATGCAGCAAGTTCGGGAACAAATGGTAGCTCAAGAAGCCGAGCCAGCAGAGGATACCTTACGCCAGACGGTCATTTCTGAGTTGGTTGATTATCTGGATAAGCACAACCAGAGTGACTGTGCTGATTATTTTGTATTACGTCTGCAGGATTTACCAGCCAGCGAGATTGAAGCCATCATGGGGTTAACGGCTCGTCAGCGAGATTACCTGCAACAACGCTTTAGATATCATTTAATTCGGTTTGCTCTTTCCCATCGTTGGGAGTTAGTTCATCAATGGTTAGAAGCAGATCTGGAGCACAATTTAGGTTTGACCTCTCAGCAGTGGCAAACCTTTCTGGCCCGCCTGACACCTCAACAGCGGCAATTATTAGACCTGAAGCAACAAAAATATCCTGACGAAAAAATTGCTCAAACCCTGGGTTGTACGTTGAATCAACTCCAAAAGCTATGGTTCAAACTGCTAGAGTTAGCCTGGGAGATGCGTAATTTAGGAAATTTGTAA
- the psbV2 gene encoding photosystem II cytochrome PsbV2 — protein sequence MLHRKFWLPLLAWIAAFFLPMVLVSLPAQAAVDPYVTRYLKVTEPIPLVVDEQGNTRLFSAAELSSGKSLFEKNCLNCHVGGNTLPDPTVPLSLTALAGATPRRDTIQGLVTYLRHPMTYDGSEESFWCRKVPESWLATPDVEAIAAFILRAAEKAPGWGTETFEGG from the coding sequence ATGCTACACCGAAAATTCTGGCTTCCCTTGCTGGCCTGGATAGCGGCATTTTTTCTGCCAATGGTACTGGTTAGCTTACCTGCTCAAGCAGCAGTAGACCCCTACGTCACGCGCTACTTAAAAGTTACCGAACCGATTCCTCTGGTAGTCGATGAGCAGGGAAATACCCGCCTATTTTCTGCAGCAGAACTTTCTTCCGGGAAATCGCTTTTTGAAAAAAACTGTTTGAACTGTCATGTTGGAGGTAATACACTCCCCGATCCAACGGTTCCTCTATCCCTTACGGCGCTGGCCGGAGCCACTCCTCGCCGGGATACGATTCAGGGTCTGGTGACCTACCTGCGTCATCCCATGACCTACGATGGCAGCGAGGAATCTTTTTGGTGCCGCAAAGTGCCAGAGTCATGGTTAGCGACTCCAGACGTGGAAGCGATCGCGGCGTTTATCCTGCGAGCCGCTGAAAAAGCTCCAGGTTGGGGCACCGAAACGTTTGAGGGTGGATAA
- the petJ gene encoding cytochrome c6 PetJ has product MKKLLSVLCVAIALLLLPMALPAQAANVANGAKIFNANCSACHLGGNNVIIPSKTLKKEALEKYSMNSLEAIMTQVTKGKNAMPSFRSRLNPAQIEDVATYVLQQSEQGW; this is encoded by the coding sequence TTGAAAAAGCTGCTATCTGTTCTATGTGTTGCGATCGCGCTTCTGCTCCTGCCAATGGCCTTACCGGCTCAAGCTGCGAATGTCGCAAATGGTGCGAAAATCTTTAATGCCAATTGTTCAGCTTGTCATCTTGGGGGAAACAACGTCATCATTCCCAGTAAGACTTTGAAGAAGGAAGCCCTGGAGAAGTACAGCATGAATTCCCTGGAGGCAATTATGACTCAGGTCACCAAGGGAAAGAATGCTATGCCCTCTTTCAGAAGTCGTCTGAATCCTGCTCAAATTGAAGACGTGGCTACTTACGTATTACAGCAATCTGAGCAAGGTTGGTAA
- a CDS encoding transglutaminase TgpA family protein, with protein sequence MSSSSAPAWLRSLPLISPLWERLASQPLPKTEESLLLRVLTQAMVIVGIIATDVAAETQMSLWAIPLSIAGAYWSWSHRHQRNISTKFCIAIGMLIALGAFLLGLREQLNDTRLVLAELLVQLQVLHSFHMPRRQDLGYSMVIGLILIGVASTLSQTMIFGLVLLAFLTISLPVLVLDYRSRLDLRQVGGRSPFRQPGLSPRRLATFLVIILALGLTIFMLMPRLPGYQLRTFPVSSQINQSFENNRQIINPGYVRNGNLAGNSEAGVGRGQASGPGELDKTFYYGFNTRINQNLRGQMQPKVVLRVRSQAEGFWRVLAFDRYLGQGWDISRNEQTRTLNRPGWSYQFFLPRPITINKTKEVIQTYTVVSELPNLIPALTQPKELFFPTPQVALDTEGSLRSPLGLPEGLTYTVISEVPYRDRTRLQTAPKSYNKGIREVYLQVPDAIRERVRKRTEELLATSPRPIISVYEKALFLTQALKQQYSVQPDLPYLKPKEDLVEAFLFKYKGGYPDHFATTLTIMLRSIGIPARLVAGYGSGEFNPFTGLYEVKNTDAYAMTEVYFPKFGWFAFDPLPGHELIPPSIEEDQTFSVVQQFWKWVAGWLPSPVTGFLGRFFGTMIGWIVGITSWLVGVFSQGWVGLFAALLTGVGLGFLGWLSWRGWRSWRYQRWLATLPPMERLYRQMLDWLAQQGIGKRMAQTPLEYVHQIRLTQPTERAAIVEQISQAYVRWRYGGQMPDLQELQRSWKNLKKSSFRRT encoded by the coding sequence ATGTCTAGCTCGTCTGCCCCTGCCTGGTTGCGATCGCTGCCTTTGATTAGCCCTCTCTGGGAAAGGCTTGCGTCTCAGCCCCTGCCAAAAACCGAAGAATCCCTGCTGCTGCGGGTGCTGACCCAGGCGATGGTAATTGTGGGGATTATCGCTACCGATGTGGCAGCTGAAACTCAAATGAGTTTATGGGCCATTCCCTTAAGTATTGCAGGAGCTTATTGGAGTTGGTCGCACCGGCATCAGCGTAATATTTCCACCAAGTTTTGCATTGCGATCGGGATGTTGATTGCCCTGGGTGCTTTTTTACTGGGCCTGCGGGAACAACTCAACGATACTCGCCTGGTACTGGCCGAGTTGCTGGTGCAGTTGCAGGTGCTGCATAGCTTCCATATGCCGCGCCGTCAGGATCTGGGTTACTCAATGGTGATTGGACTGATCCTGATTGGAGTGGCCAGTACCTTGAGTCAGACGATGATTTTTGGTCTGGTGTTGCTGGCCTTCCTGACCATTTCCCTACCAGTTCTGGTGCTGGATTATCGTTCGCGGTTGGACTTGAGACAGGTGGGGGGACGATCGCCCTTCCGTCAACCCGGTTTGTCTCCCCGTCGGTTAGCCACCTTTTTGGTGATCATTCTGGCATTGGGGTTAACCATTTTCATGTTGATGCCCCGGCTTCCGGGCTACCAGTTACGCACCTTTCCGGTCAGTTCCCAGATTAATCAAAGCTTCGAGAATAACCGCCAAATTATTAATCCTGGTTATGTCAGAAATGGCAACCTGGCTGGAAATTCTGAGGCAGGGGTCGGACGGGGACAAGCTTCAGGGCCAGGAGAACTAGATAAAACGTTTTATTACGGGTTCAATACCCGGATCAATCAAAATTTGCGGGGTCAAATGCAGCCCAAAGTAGTGCTGCGGGTGCGATCGCAAGCAGAAGGATTTTGGCGGGTGTTGGCCTTTGATCGGTATTTGGGCCAGGGATGGGATATTTCTCGCAATGAGCAAACCCGTACCCTGAATCGACCCGGTTGGTCTTATCAATTCTTCTTACCCCGACCGATCACGATCAACAAAACCAAGGAAGTGATTCAAACCTATACCGTGGTGTCTGAACTGCCCAACCTGATTCCAGCCCTCACCCAGCCCAAAGAACTGTTTTTTCCCACCCCTCAAGTGGCTCTGGATACGGAAGGAAGTCTACGATCGCCTCTGGGCCTGCCCGAAGGACTCACCTATACTGTGATTTCTGAGGTGCCTTATCGCGATCGCACGCGCCTACAAACGGCTCCCAAAAGTTACAACAAAGGGATTCGAGAGGTTTATCTGCAGGTGCCAGACGCAATTCGGGAGCGAGTCCGCAAGCGCACCGAAGAACTCCTGGCCACTTCTCCGCGTCCAATTATCAGTGTGTATGAAAAGGCACTGTTTTTGACCCAGGCTTTGAAGCAACAGTACTCGGTACAGCCGGATTTACCTTACTTGAAGCCAAAGGAGGATCTGGTCGAAGCATTCCTCTTCAAATACAAAGGGGGCTATCCAGATCACTTTGCCACCACTCTCACCATCATGCTGCGATCGATCGGCATTCCAGCCCGGTTGGTCGCCGGATACGGCTCTGGGGAGTTTAACCCTTTCACTGGACTGTATGAAGTCAAGAACACCGATGCCTACGCGATGACCGAAGTTTACTTTCCTAAATTTGGGTGGTTTGCCTTCGATCCGCTGCCCGGTCATGAGCTAATTCCGCCTTCGATCGAAGAAGATCAGACCTTCAGTGTGGTACAGCAGTTTTGGAAGTGGGTGGCAGGCTGGTTGCCTTCGCCAGTAACAGGATTCCTGGGACGATTTTTCGGGACGATGATTGGCTGGATAGTGGGCATTACATCCTGGCTAGTGGGGGTGTTCTCTCAAGGGTGGGTGGGACTATTTGCAGCCTTATTAACTGGAGTCGGGTTAGGATTTCTAGGCTGGCTGTCCTGGCGAGGGTGGCGGAGTTGGCGGTATCAGCGCTGGTTGGCAACTTTGCCCCCCATGGAAAGGCTGTATCGACAAATGCTGGATTGGTTGGCTCAGCAAGGAATTGGCAAACGTATGGCCCAAACTCCCCTGGAGTACGTTCACCAGATTCGACTGACTCAACCAACGGAACGCGCCGCGATCGTTGAGCAGATTTCTCAAGCTTACGTGCGCTGGCGTTATGGAGGGCAGATGCCTGATCTTCAGGAACTGCAGCGCTCCTGGAAGAACCTAAAAAAATCCTCGTTCAGGCGAACTTGA